The following are encoded together in the Bacillus sp. V2I10 genome:
- a CDS encoding malate:quinone oxidoreductase has product MSSIQKKADVILIGGGVMSATLGSLLKELAPEWEIKVFEKLANAGEESSNEWNNAGTGHSALCELNYTSEKFDGSMDISKAIKINEQFQVSMQFWSYLVNSKLINNPQDFIMPLPHMSMVLGEKNVAFLKKRFKALSNNPLFKGMEFSDNPEKLMEWIPLIMQDRPSNEPIAATKIDSGTDVNFGALTRMLFDHLKNKNVDIKYKHSVDNVNRTSDGSWELKVRNVDNGSVEHHTAKFVFIGGGGGSLHLLQKSGIPEGKHIGGFPVSGIFMVCNNPEVAAQHHAKVYGKAKVGAPPMSVPHLDTRYIDNKKSLLFGPFAGFTPKFLKTGSMFDLVTSVKPNNVLTMLAAGAKEMSLTKYLIQQVMLSKEQRMEELREFIPNAKSEDWDLVVAGQRVQVIKDTDEGGKGTLQFGTEVITAADGSIAALLGASPGASTAVHVMLEIIEKCFPQHIKEWEPKIKEMIPSYGVSLMENPELLHEIHTSTAETLGLREKELAYS; this is encoded by the coding sequence ATGAGCAGCATACAGAAAAAAGCAGACGTTATCTTAATTGGCGGCGGAGTAATGAGCGCGACTTTGGGATCCTTACTGAAAGAGTTAGCACCGGAATGGGAAATCAAAGTGTTTGAGAAGCTCGCAAACGCAGGAGAAGAAAGCTCTAACGAATGGAATAATGCGGGTACGGGTCATTCTGCACTGTGCGAGCTTAACTATACATCCGAAAAATTTGACGGATCTATGGATATTAGCAAAGCTATTAAAATTAATGAACAGTTCCAAGTTTCAATGCAGTTTTGGTCTTATCTCGTAAACAGTAAGCTGATTAATAATCCGCAAGACTTTATCATGCCATTACCTCATATGAGTATGGTACTAGGGGAAAAAAATGTAGCATTTTTGAAGAAACGTTTTAAAGCGCTTTCAAATAATCCTTTGTTTAAAGGTATGGAATTTTCCGATAACCCAGAAAAACTGATGGAATGGATTCCGCTTATCATGCAAGACCGTCCATCGAATGAACCTATAGCTGCAACAAAAATCGACTCTGGTACAGACGTTAACTTTGGTGCTTTAACACGCATGTTGTTTGACCACTTAAAGAATAAAAACGTCGATATCAAATACAAACATAGTGTTGATAATGTTAACCGTACTAGCGATGGATCTTGGGAATTAAAAGTGCGTAATGTCGATAATGGCAGCGTAGAACACCATACTGCTAAATTCGTCTTTATCGGAGGCGGTGGCGGAAGCCTGCATTTACTACAAAAATCTGGTATTCCTGAAGGGAAACATATTGGCGGATTCCCAGTAAGCGGAATATTTATGGTATGTAATAATCCGGAAGTTGCAGCGCAGCATCATGCAAAAGTATACGGCAAAGCTAAGGTTGGAGCTCCTCCAATGTCTGTTCCGCATCTTGACACAAGATATATCGACAATAAAAAATCGTTACTATTTGGACCGTTTGCCGGCTTCACACCAAAGTTCTTAAAAACAGGTTCAATGTTCGATTTAGTAACTTCCGTAAAACCGAATAATGTCTTAACTATGTTGGCGGCAGGCGCAAAAGAGATGTCATTGACTAAATACCTGATCCAGCAAGTTATGTTATCTAAAGAACAGCGTATGGAAGAGTTACGAGAGTTTATCCCGAACGCTAAGAGCGAGGATTGGGATTTAGTAGTAGCTGGCCAACGTGTACAAGTTATCAAAGATACTGATGAAGGCGGCAAAGGAACGCTTCAATTTGGCACCGAAGTTATTACTGCAGCTGATGGCTCGATTGCAGCATTACTAGGTGCTTCTCCAGGTGCTTCTACTGCTGTTCACGTTATGCTTGAGATAATTGAAAAATGCTTTCCGCAACATATAAAAGAGTGGGAACCAAAAATTAAAGAAATGATTCCTTCTTATGGCGTGTCACTAATGGAAAATCCAGAGCTGCTGCACGAAATTCATACTTCAACAGCAGAGACGCTTGGTCTAAGGGAAAAAGAGCTAGCCTATAGTTAA
- a CDS encoding response regulator has translation MKKVFLVDDEMAIREGVGKSIDWNREGFIFCGDASDGEIALPLIEKHQPDIVITDIKMPFMDGLELSRILRETMPSIKIIILSGHDEFEYAREAMRIQVTEYCLKPVSSQDLLTILKKVSAKIDEEEMNNKRLSDLENQVLQNKSASRDKFLYDLCEGLYTFSEAVKEASKLTINLISSYYYIVIIECTIDSDSINWIEAEYNCLRFSRKLKESIFIMMGESKQTLERESEIIRQRLLSHEELQPENPLIFGIGRVESRIQGITLSFAEADEEKSYSTIIHKYSSKETEIDIESKKELQHFNRRDLIDFLKFGLLSDISSFSRSYSSYLEKGNVRSPFTTYYFLMDFTITISHFLKEIEMDNLEVMQEINQLEMKASWIRNYNEVLTYIEEMLHIVTTTRDRLTTKYSSSVQMALGYINENFTDSQLSLQTVADAVNVSPSYLSHMFSQETGKTLIEYLTNTRIDMAKDLLKTTNNKTYEIAHQVGYIDSHYFCRTFKKVTGLTTKQYKNQKQVFSVNL, from the coding sequence ATGAAAAAAGTATTCTTAGTAGATGATGAAATGGCTATCCGTGAAGGGGTTGGGAAAAGTATTGATTGGAATCGAGAAGGGTTTATTTTTTGTGGTGATGCTTCAGATGGCGAAATTGCTCTTCCTTTAATTGAAAAACACCAACCTGATATTGTCATTACGGATATTAAAATGCCTTTTATGGACGGTTTGGAACTCAGTCGTATTCTACGCGAAACAATGCCCTCAATAAAAATAATTATACTTAGTGGACATGATGAATTTGAATATGCAAGAGAAGCAATGCGCATCCAAGTTACTGAATATTGCCTAAAGCCTGTTAGTTCACAGGATTTACTTACTATATTAAAAAAAGTTTCTGCAAAAATTGATGAGGAAGAAATGAACAATAAAAGATTAAGTGACTTAGAAAATCAAGTATTGCAAAATAAATCTGCTTCTAGAGATAAATTTTTATATGACCTCTGTGAAGGGTTGTATACTTTTTCAGAGGCAGTTAAAGAAGCTTCAAAGTTAACTATTAATCTTATCTCAAGTTATTATTATATCGTCATCATAGAATGTACAATTGATTCAGATTCCATTAACTGGATAGAAGCTGAATATAATTGTTTGCGATTTAGTAGAAAATTGAAAGAATCGATTTTTATTATGATGGGAGAATCAAAACAGACTCTTGAACGGGAGTCCGAGATAATAAGACAGCGCTTGCTGTCACATGAAGAACTACAACCTGAGAACCCATTGATCTTTGGAATCGGAAGAGTAGAAAGCCGTATTCAAGGTATTACCTTATCTTTCGCGGAAGCCGATGAAGAGAAAAGCTATTCAACTATTATTCATAAGTACAGTTCGAAGGAAACTGAAATAGACATAGAGTCCAAAAAGGAATTGCAACATTTTAACCGACGAGATTTAATTGACTTTCTAAAATTTGGACTATTAAGCGATATTTCTAGTTTTTCTCGTTCTTATTCATCTTATCTAGAAAAAGGAAATGTTCGATCTCCTTTTACAACGTATTATTTTTTAATGGATTTTACTATTACGATTTCACATTTTTTGAAGGAAATAGAAATGGATAATCTTGAAGTTATGCAGGAAATTAATCAATTGGAAATGAAAGCAAGCTGGATTAGGAATTACAATGAGGTTCTAACCTATATTGAAGAAATGCTACACATCGTTACTACAACTAGAGATCGTTTAACTACAAAATACTCTTCATCAGTTCAAATGGCGTTAGGCTATATTAACGAAAATTTTACTGACTCTCAGTTATCTCTGCAAACTGTTGCAGACGCAGTGAATGTAAGCCCCTCCTATTTAAGTCATATGTTTAGTCAGGAAACAGGTAAAACATTAATCGAATATTTAACGAACACCCGAATTGATATGGCCAAAGATCTTTTGAAGACTACAAATAATAAAACATATGAAATTGCCCATCAAGTTGGCTATATTGATTCGCATTATTTTTGCAGAACTTTCAAAAAAGTAACTGGATTGACAACAAAACAATATAAAAATCAAAAGCAAGTTTTTTCAGTTAATTTATAA